From the Flavimarina sp. Hel_I_48 genome, one window contains:
- a CDS encoding sulfite exporter TauE/SafE family protein, which produces MDSSLFFGYFGALITGIVLGLIGGGGSILTVPILVYLLSIQAVTATAYSLFVVGSASFVGAARNLSKGLVNFESAIAFCVPAVIAVFSTRKFLVPAIPEVLWSSNNIILTKEMAIMVLFALLMLAASFSMIFDSKKILSSNNNEGTNDINYALLLVLGSLTGVITGLVGAGGGFIIIPILVLIARMPMKKAVGTSLLIIALNSLIGFLGDVSHTTIDWPFLLIFTTLAIVGIFVGMWLNKCIDGKKLKKGFGWFVLVMGLYIMYKELFI; this is translated from the coding sequence ATGGATTCTTCATTGTTTTTTGGGTATTTTGGGGCACTAATAACAGGAATTGTACTTGGTCTCATAGGTGGCGGCGGTTCTATTCTAACTGTGCCCATATTGGTCTATTTACTTTCCATCCAGGCGGTCACCGCAACCGCTTATTCGCTTTTTGTTGTGGGAAGCGCATCCTTTGTGGGTGCGGCAAGAAATTTATCAAAAGGACTTGTGAATTTTGAAAGTGCCATTGCCTTCTGTGTGCCGGCAGTTATCGCGGTGTTCTCCACACGTAAATTTCTAGTGCCGGCCATCCCAGAGGTTCTTTGGAGCAGCAACAATATCATACTTACAAAAGAAATGGCGATCATGGTTCTTTTTGCCCTGCTTATGCTCGCAGCTTCCTTTTCTATGATTTTTGATTCCAAAAAGATTCTATCCTCAAACAACAATGAGGGCACAAATGATATAAACTACGCATTATTACTGGTGCTTGGATCACTAACGGGCGTAATCACCGGTCTGGTAGGCGCCGGCGGCGGATTCATAATTATCCCAATTCTTGTCCTGATCGCGCGCATGCCCATGAAAAAAGCCGTGGGTACTTCCTTGCTTATAATCGCCTTAAATTCTTTAATAGGGTTTCTGGGCGATGTATCCCATACAACTATTGATTGGCCGTTTTTATTGATTTTCACCACCCTTGCGATCGTGGGTATTTTTGTTGGTATGTGGCTAAATAAATGTATCGACGGTAAAAAATTAAAGAAGGGATTTGGTTGGTTTGTGCTGGTTATGGGACTTTACATTATGTATAAAGAACTCTTTATCTAG
- a CDS encoding Crp/Fnr family transcriptional regulator, with translation MLKELQEFYGGLFEPELLAEINEVGIVREVPEGTTLMEIGQYIRSMPLLLSGVIKVLREDDNGDELLLYFLEIGDTCAMTMTCCMGDTMSEIKAITETEVKLVMIPVNNMERWTEKYKSWRNFVFESYHNRLMELLQTVDSIAFLNMDDRLLQYLKNKVKVTHSNRIQTTHQEIAYDLNTSRVVVSRLLKKLEIMNIISLGRNSIDILTEI, from the coding sequence ATGCTTAAAGAACTGCAGGAGTTTTATGGAGGGCTCTTTGAACCAGAATTATTGGCGGAGATCAACGAAGTGGGAATAGTCAGGGAAGTTCCCGAAGGCACGACGCTTATGGAGATAGGACAATACATTAGGTCCATGCCCCTGTTACTTTCTGGCGTGATCAAAGTATTGCGGGAAGATGATAATGGCGATGAACTGCTGCTCTACTTTCTTGAAATTGGCGATACCTGTGCCATGACGATGACCTGTTGTATGGGCGATACGATGAGCGAGATCAAAGCCATTACCGAAACAGAAGTAAAACTGGTCATGATACCCGTAAATAACATGGAAAGATGGACCGAAAAGTACAAATCATGGCGGAATTTTGTCTTTGAAAGTTACCACAACCGCCTTATGGAACTATTGCAGACCGTAGATAGCATCGCGTTTTTAAACATGGATGACCGCCTGCTCCAGTATTTAAAGAATAAGGTAAAAGTAACCCACAGCAACCGTATTCAAACTACGCATCAAGAGATCGCCTACGATCTAAATACCTCGAGGGTGGTTGTTTCGAGACTTTTAAAGAAGCTTGAAATCATGAATATTATTTCCCTGGGCCGTAACAGTATTGATATACTTACCGAAATTTAA
- a CDS encoding TetR/AcrR family transcriptional regulator: protein MSQKKVQIMEVAEKLFAENGYDGTSVRNIAKVAGINVAMISYYFGSKEKLLEAMLLHRISDYMSELQQTITPAMTPLEKMNCFIKVVISRVHLNRRMHKIVNFEYTKDARSLDFDKYIDQKKENYKIIEDFIKSGQEDGSFRNDIEPVLVVPTVLGTYLHFYYNKRFFQSVLHLPDEKAIDDYVHNTLIPHIQRTIKALLTHEK, encoded by the coding sequence ATGAGTCAAAAGAAGGTTCAGATCATGGAAGTTGCCGAGAAGCTCTTTGCTGAAAACGGTTATGACGGTACTTCGGTAAGAAATATTGCAAAAGTGGCAGGCATAAATGTGGCAATGATCTCATACTATTTTGGGTCTAAGGAGAAACTTCTTGAAGCCATGTTGTTACATAGGATATCAGACTATATGAGTGAACTGCAGCAAACCATTACGCCGGCGATGACACCGCTTGAGAAAATGAATTGTTTTATAAAGGTCGTGATTTCGCGCGTTCACCTCAACAGGCGTATGCACAAAATCGTAAACTTTGAATATACCAAAGATGCACGCAGCCTTGATTTTGATAAGTACATAGATCAGAAAAAGGAAAATTATAAGATCATTGAAGATTTTATAAAAAGTGGTCAGGAAGATGGCAGTTTTAGAAATGATATTGAGCCTGTGCTGGTCGTGCCCACCGTTTTAGGAACTTATCTCCACTTTTATTATAACAAACGTTTTTTTCAATCGGTACTTCACTTACCAGATGAAAAAGCCATTGATGATTATGTCCATAATACATTGATACCACACATTCAAAGAACAATAAAAGCCCTGCTTACCCATGAAAAATAA
- a CDS encoding TolC family protein, whose product MFFCFFHSYAQDIKTLTLDDAVHLALEKSDDARISEIRVLTAQNELQTIKNGQYPEVSVSGQYQYLTNANVEFNLLPRSTTLEGEDAQPATTPQINQLLLGQASISMPLFSGFKLKNAVEAGENQLKAATFSAAGDRETIALQTIRQYIALYKAQRTVELLNENLKSAQQRVTDFSAMEENGLLARNDLLKAELQKSNVALTVEQAKKNVTILNYRLVTFLKLPPETIISLNEDNFTILPTFSEIPMQSTRPDLEALDFQKQAAEQNIDVARGDYYPSVALTGGYIALDLRNALTVTNAMNVGVAVSYDLSSIFKNKSKVRTAKSKAEELQYTYDKAADQVNIQIKDAEEEYTLAQKNLVVYSQSEEQAIENYRIVKDKYDNGLQDTNDLLEADVQRLQSKINLANAKADITQRYYELQEAEGNLTNQLNQ is encoded by the coding sequence ATGTTTTTCTGTTTTTTCCATAGCTACGCACAGGACATTAAAACCCTTACTCTGGACGACGCCGTGCATCTTGCACTTGAAAAAAGCGATGACGCCAGGATTTCTGAAATCAGGGTACTTACCGCACAAAATGAGCTCCAGACCATCAAAAACGGTCAATATCCAGAAGTTTCCGTATCTGGCCAATATCAATATTTGACAAATGCAAATGTTGAATTTAATTTGCTGCCTCGATCCACTACCTTAGAAGGGGAGGACGCACAACCTGCCACCACACCGCAGATCAATCAATTATTATTAGGCCAGGCCAGCATTTCCATGCCGCTTTTTTCTGGTTTTAAGCTTAAAAATGCAGTCGAAGCGGGAGAAAATCAGTTAAAAGCGGCCACTTTTTCCGCTGCAGGGGATAGGGAAACTATTGCCCTTCAAACCATTCGCCAATATATCGCCCTATACAAAGCGCAGCGTACCGTAGAACTGTTAAATGAAAACCTCAAGAGTGCACAGCAACGTGTAACTGATTTTTCCGCTATGGAAGAAAATGGATTGCTTGCCCGTAATGATCTATTGAAAGCCGAATTACAAAAAAGCAATGTAGCCCTTACCGTAGAACAGGCGAAGAAAAATGTGACCATTTTAAATTACAGGTTGGTTACGTTTTTAAAACTTCCCCCGGAAACGATTATTTCCCTAAATGAGGACAATTTTACCATTTTGCCGACATTTTCAGAGATACCTATGCAGTCCACAAGGCCAGATTTGGAAGCGCTTGACTTTCAGAAACAGGCAGCGGAACAAAATATCGACGTGGCACGCGGTGATTATTATCCCAGCGTTGCGCTTACCGGTGGTTATATAGCCCTTGACTTGCGCAATGCGCTTACCGTTACCAATGCCATGAATGTGGGTGTTGCCGTCTCCTACGACCTTTCATCTATTTTTAAGAACAAGAGCAAGGTTCGCACGGCGAAGAGCAAAGCCGAAGAATTACAATATACCTACGATAAAGCAGCTGATCAGGTAAATATTCAAATAAAAGACGCTGAAGAAGAGTATACCCTGGCACAAAAGAACCTCGTGGTCTATAGCCAGTCTGAGGAACAGGCAATAGAAAATTATAGGATCGTAAAAGACAAATATGATAACGGCCTGCAGGATACCAATGATCTTTTAGAGGCAGATGTACAGCGCTTGCAGAGCAAGATCAACCTGGCAAATGCC